From a region of the Spirochaetota bacterium genome:
- a CDS encoding serine hydrolase: protein MRPLSGKLSTPAVAVCCLTALPLLLVAVRAGEKTAAVSAGISLFKRPAVQRDYWPTAEWRVKKPGETAMSPDKLAKMEAYAFRRTGPEDKREGIRTDAVVIIKNGYLVYEKYAGGFDRERVHITWSDSKSFTNAIYGIAVKEGRLKLDEPAWKYYPSLNRGGHRKITIDHLLRMSSGLYSNETYEASPIKSTVNAMLFTTGHRDMAAYAASQELEADPGAKWEYASPTPNLLMAMLKKTMTAAEYEQYPWDRLFNVIGIKKVVWERDAAGTFVGSSYVYARPVDMARFGYLFLNDGVWENRRILPEGWVSYSTTIAPALYKTELSDEDRTDPVYGALWWLNRDVPEKKLARAYPDAPEDTFMAMGHWGQFIFVIPSLDMVVVYTGDNRDKTFDINTFLKLIIESIEKK, encoded by the coding sequence ATGAGACCATTATCCGGAAAACTATCAACCCCTGCCGTGGCGGTCTGCTGTTTAACCGCCCTGCCGTTGCTGCTGGTCGCCGTACGGGCCGGTGAAAAAACCGCCGCGGTGTCAGCCGGCATCTCTCTCTTCAAAAGGCCAGCCGTGCAGCGCGACTACTGGCCCACCGCCGAATGGAGGGTCAAAAAGCCGGGCGAAACGGCCATGAGCCCGGATAAGCTCGCTAAGATGGAAGCCTACGCTTTCAGGCGTACGGGACCGGAAGATAAGCGCGAAGGGATACGCACCGATGCGGTTGTCATCATCAAGAACGGCTACCTGGTCTATGAAAAATACGCCGGCGGATTCGATAGAGAGAGGGTTCACATCACCTGGTCAGACAGCAAGTCCTTCACCAACGCCATATACGGGATCGCCGTGAAGGAAGGCCGCCTGAAACTGGACGAACCCGCGTGGAAATACTACCCATCCCTGAACCGCGGCGGGCACCGGAAGATCACCATCGACCATCTCCTGCGCATGAGCTCCGGCCTCTATTCCAACGAGACCTACGAGGCGTCTCCAATAAAGTCCACGGTGAACGCCATGCTCTTCACCACCGGGCACCGGGACATGGCCGCCTATGCCGCGTCCCAGGAGCTTGAGGCGGATCCGGGAGCCAAGTGGGAATATGCCAGTCCCACGCCGAACCTTCTCATGGCCATGCTTAAAAAGACCATGACAGCCGCCGAATACGAGCAGTACCCCTGGGACCGGCTCTTCAACGTCATAGGTATAAAAAAGGTCGTGTGGGAGCGCGACGCGGCAGGGACCTTCGTCGGTTCATCCTATGTCTACGCCAGGCCGGTGGACATGGCCCGCTTCGGGTATCTCTTCCTCAATGACGGCGTGTGGGAGAACAGGCGCATCCTCCCCGAGGGGTGGGTTTCCTACAGCACGACCATCGCGCCCGCCTTATACAAAACAGAGCTTTCCGATGAAGATAGGACGGACCCGGTCTACGGCGCCCTCTGGTGGCTCAACAGGGACGTCCCTGAGAAAAAACTTGCCCGGGCCTACCCGGACGCGCCGGAAGACACCTTCATGGCCATGGGTCACTGGGGACAGTTCATTTTCGTCATTCCCTCCCTTGACATGGTCGTGGTTTACACCGGCGACAACAGGGACAAAACCTTTGACATCAACACGTTCCTGAAGCTCATAATTGAAAGCATCGAAAAGAAATAA
- a CDS encoding oligopeptide transporter, OPT family — protein MNPSAGSGTDIKEFTVRAFILGLALAVVMAAANTYLGLYAGMTVSASIPAAVISMSIMRGILKKGSILENNIVQTMASAGESIAGGIIFTVPALVIIGVWQDFRFWPTTLIALCGGLLGVVFMIPMRRALIVEDRELTYPEGVACAEVLKAGERGGPGFRAILGGLAAGGAVKLFTTVIQLLKGTVESAFFLGQRLFFIGCDISPAMVGVGYIINLDIALMVFLGSAFAWVAGVPLMGIPADMAGAPPLEVAWHLWRTQIRYVGVGAMVVGGIWSIISVRRGIARGLTGLRRSGLGVTPPPGPEGEGPGRTGRDMGLAPMTVILVLCLGVLTFLYEMLTAQWGLSIITALFMAVAAFFFVAVSSYIVGLVGSTNNPISGMTISALLGVSALFLVLGWKGDSAILATLGVAGVVCCAASSAGDMSQDLKTGSLVGSTPARQQAAQMAGVAVAAFFIAPVLSLLHSAYGIGTGLKAPQATLFASITRGVFGGGEIPRAMILTGAVIGIVLIGADRLLEKRGAPFRVHVMPVAVGIYLPLSLIVPMVAGGIIRYLADKRTGAHGVGETGERGVLLSSGMIAGEALMGIIAAAFIVMDLKVDPAIPAQLQAIISLAVMAAVVVFLYRKAARQQR, from the coding sequence ATGAACCCATCCGCCGGATCCGGGACCGATATTAAAGAATTTACAGTGCGCGCCTTTATCCTGGGCCTGGCGCTGGCCGTTGTCATGGCGGCGGCCAATACCTACCTTGGCCTCTACGCGGGCATGACCGTTTCCGCGTCCATCCCGGCCGCGGTCATATCCATGTCCATCATGCGGGGCATCCTGAAAAAGGGCTCCATCCTGGAAAACAACATAGTCCAGACCATGGCCAGCGCCGGTGAATCCATTGCCGGCGGCATCATCTTCACCGTGCCCGCCCTGGTAATAATCGGGGTATGGCAGGATTTTCGGTTCTGGCCCACGACCCTTATTGCCCTGTGCGGAGGCCTCCTGGGCGTCGTGTTCATGATCCCGATGCGGAGGGCTCTCATAGTCGAAGACCGGGAGCTCACCTATCCTGAAGGCGTGGCCTGCGCGGAGGTGCTGAAGGCAGGCGAAAGGGGAGGCCCCGGCTTTCGGGCCATCCTCGGTGGGCTTGCCGCCGGGGGCGCGGTGAAACTCTTTACCACCGTCATACAGCTTTTAAAGGGTACCGTCGAAAGCGCATTTTTTCTTGGTCAACGGCTGTTCTTCATCGGGTGCGATATATCCCCCGCCATGGTCGGAGTGGGATATATCATAAATCTGGATATAGCACTCATGGTTTTCCTGGGAAGCGCCTTCGCCTGGGTCGCGGGGGTCCCCCTCATGGGAATTCCAGCCGATATGGCCGGTGCTCCGCCTCTGGAGGTGGCATGGCACCTCTGGAGAACACAGATAAGATATGTCGGCGTGGGCGCCATGGTGGTGGGAGGGATCTGGTCCATCATCTCCGTGAGACGGGGCATCGCCAGGGGATTGACGGGCCTGCGCAGGAGCGGCCTCGGCGTTACGCCGCCGCCCGGACCGGAAGGAGAGGGGCCCGGACGCACCGGCAGGGACATGGGCCTTGCGCCAATGACAGTCATCCTGGTCCTCTGCCTGGGGGTGCTTACGTTCCTCTACGAGATGCTCACGGCGCAATGGGGCCTGAGCATAATAACAGCCCTTTTTATGGCCGTTGCCGCTTTTTTCTTCGTCGCCGTATCGAGCTATATCGTGGGTCTCGTGGGTAGCACCAACAATCCCATATCGGGCATGACCATAAGCGCCCTCCTGGGAGTGTCCGCGCTTTTTCTCGTTCTCGGATGGAAGGGCGACTCCGCCATCCTGGCGACCCTGGGCGTGGCCGGAGTGGTGTGCTGCGCAGCCAGCTCAGCCGGCGACATGTCCCAGGACCTGAAAACAGGCAGCCTGGTGGGCTCGACCCCGGCGCGGCAGCAGGCGGCCCAGATGGCGGGTGTGGCCGTGGCGGCATTTTTCATCGCGCCGGTGCTTTCGCTACTCCACAGCGCCTATGGCATAGGCACCGGCCTCAAGGCTCCCCAGGCGACGCTCTTCGCCAGCATAACACGGGGTGTTTTCGGCGGCGGTGAAATTCCCCGCGCCATGATCCTGACCGGTGCGGTCATCGGCATTGTTCTCATCGGAGCTGACCGGCTTCTCGAGAAACGGGGAGCTCCCTTTCGCGTCCACGTGATGCCTGTGGCGGTGGGAATATATCTGCCCCTATCTCTCATTGTCCCCATGGTGGCAGGCGGCATTATACGGTATCTGGCCGATAAAAGGACGGGAGCCCATGGCGTAGGGGAAACCGGGGAGAGGGGCGTGCTCCTGTCATCGGGAATGATCGCCGGCGAGGCCCTCATGGGCATC
- a CDS encoding fibronectin type III domain-containing protein, giving the protein MAAQKSMKHPAKTMVMIAVIASVCLAAIEGKAQHVFVKDGKIYEGKISGDTRAGVTMQLKGRGQKFIPRGDILRVLYSDEYQAKTMIQLAGGETFEGFIVNETRENYTIRMRLNEPVEKVIAKVDIARTEKKRPSKLAGRITDKGIRLTWGRPNGPIKVFIVYSKRKGEEYRAVDKTNKAIAMITAYNPDTEYFFTVRMVDNDNYESPPSNEIAVRTLRAGEKAPEFKEDDISGKAIGGAETRRSDNNLFTLGIGVFGTGGVSMQYWNRKNDTVGNGGGGIVLDTAMARDSLRNYRFTFSCEKDYGFRYRNMPVFYSIPLSVSGSTIPLVLTRFYKSKQRINPVSLTMSHAFGFGVVRTKWVRFWLGPELSFSFTTHGADKLMGGYAGFGLIVGLNINLGDYVSLSLTESAMVGYAVQSSSYTTLSLRWADTRSVPSLPVIPVNPLKKEKSLENGFAVGGQLNFAVLYRINDTYSGN; this is encoded by the coding sequence ATGGCGGCACAAAAAAGCATGAAACATCCGGCTAAAACAATGGTCATGATCGCGGTGATCGCCTCCGTGTGCCTTGCTGCGATCGAAGGGAAGGCCCAGCATGTCTTTGTCAAGGACGGGAAGATATACGAGGGGAAGATATCGGGAGACACCAGGGCCGGCGTCACGATGCAGTTAAAGGGGAGAGGGCAGAAATTCATTCCCCGTGGTGATATCCTCCGCGTGCTTTACTCCGACGAGTACCAGGCGAAGACCATGATCCAGCTTGCCGGCGGTGAAACATTCGAGGGATTCATCGTCAATGAGACCCGAGAAAACTATACGATCCGGATGAGGCTCAACGAACCCGTTGAGAAGGTGATCGCCAAGGTGGATATAGCCCGTACGGAAAAAAAGCGGCCGAGCAAGCTCGCCGGGCGAATAACCGATAAGGGCATTCGCCTGACCTGGGGCAGGCCCAACGGGCCAATCAAGGTGTTCATCGTTTACAGTAAGAGGAAAGGCGAGGAATACCGCGCCGTCGATAAAACCAACAAAGCCATCGCCATGATCACCGCGTATAACCCGGACACGGAATACTTCTTCACGGTTCGCATGGTGGACAACGATAATTATGAATCGCCCCCGAGCAACGAGATTGCCGTCAGGACTCTCAGGGCCGGCGAAAAGGCCCCTGAATTCAAGGAAGACGATATTTCCGGGAAGGCGATCGGAGGTGCGGAAACAAGGAGAAGCGACAACAATCTATTCACGCTGGGAATCGGCGTATTCGGCACCGGCGGCGTTTCGATGCAGTACTGGAACAGGAAAAATGATACCGTGGGCAATGGCGGCGGCGGCATTGTTCTGGATACCGCCATGGCCCGCGATTCGCTGAGAAATTACCGTTTTACCTTCAGCTGCGAGAAAGATTATGGCTTTCGCTACAGGAACATGCCGGTTTTTTATTCCATCCCCTTGTCCGTATCGGGGTCTACCATCCCGCTGGTGCTGACGCGTTTTTACAAGTCAAAGCAGCGCATTAATCCGGTATCCTTGACCATGTCCCACGCCTTCGGATTCGGGGTCGTGCGAACTAAATGGGTACGGTTCTGGCTGGGGCCGGAACTGTCATTCAGCTTTACAACGCATGGCGCTGATAAACTTATGGGGGGATATGCCGGCTTCGGACTGATCGTGGGATTGAATATTAACCTGGGAGATTACGTTTCCCTTTCTCTCACGGAAAGCGCCATGGTGGGATACGCGGTTCAGAGTAGCAGTTATACGACGCTGAGTCTGCGATGGGCGGATACGCGGAGCGTGCCGTCGTTGCCGGTCATACCGGTCAATCCACTCAAAAAGGAAAAGAGCCTGGAAAACGGCTTTGCTGTCGGGGGCCAGTTGAATTTTGCCGTTTTATACCGGATCAACGATACGTATTCCGGAAATTGA
- a CDS encoding long-chain fatty acid--CoA ligase yields the protein MEQTTKQRYSYVLDKPDNLVEMFEETLSKFGDKEWMGTKNGSGVYEWVTYKQVAKRIDNLRAGLASLGVGEGDSVGIIDNNSVAWATACFATYGLCAKFVPMYKVELPKIWKYIVEDSNVKVLFVSGQDIFDKVKEWPGEVKTLLKVIRIEGTGPGTMDELEKTGEGKPVKAKHPGPDDVAGLIYTSGTTGDPKGVLLTHGNFTSNAHAIIKILKVLDENVRTLSFLPWAHSYGQTGELNVVMRLGGSTGFAESPQTIVDDIAVVKPNFLVAVPRVFNRIYDGLCARMNETGGLAKALFTMGVAAGRRRRELAAEGKKSAIVNMKLAFADKIVFSKIRARFGNNLKNCISSSAALSPVIAEFFFDIGIPIYEAWGMTEISPGGTMNSPSEYKIGSCGKALDKVTLFIDRSVIEDDPNGREGELVIYGPNVMKGYHNKPEETRATMTDDGGLRTGDRAFVDQDGFMYITGRIKEQFKLENGKFVFPVAMQEEITLLPVVEQTMIYGLNKPYTICLVYPDFAVMKKIAEQNRWPAEPQEMVKHPDACAYIEKEITGHLKGKFGSYEVPKKFLILSEGFTLQNGLLTQTFKLKRKEVLKRYEAEIEALYNVGRC from the coding sequence ATGGAACAAACAACCAAGCAGCGCTATTCATATGTCCTCGATAAGCCGGACAATCTGGTGGAGATGTTCGAAGAGACCCTCTCGAAATTTGGCGATAAGGAATGGATGGGGACCAAGAATGGCAGCGGCGTTTATGAATGGGTCACCTACAAACAGGTCGCAAAACGAATCGATAATCTGCGCGCCGGCCTGGCGTCGCTTGGAGTGGGCGAGGGCGACTCAGTCGGCATAATCGACAATAATAGCGTGGCCTGGGCGACAGCGTGTTTCGCGACCTACGGACTCTGCGCCAAGTTCGTGCCAATGTACAAGGTCGAGTTGCCCAAGATCTGGAAATATATAGTTGAAGACAGTAACGTTAAAGTGCTTTTTGTGTCGGGTCAGGATATATTCGATAAGGTCAAGGAGTGGCCCGGCGAGGTGAAAACCTTGCTGAAAGTGATCAGGATCGAAGGCACGGGGCCGGGGACCATGGATGAGCTGGAAAAGACGGGAGAGGGAAAGCCGGTGAAGGCTAAACATCCCGGACCCGATGACGTGGCGGGACTCATTTACACGTCCGGCACGACCGGTGATCCCAAGGGTGTGCTTCTGACCCACGGGAATTTCACGAGCAACGCCCATGCCATCATAAAAATACTCAAAGTCCTTGATGAAAACGTACGCACGCTTTCTTTCCTTCCATGGGCCCACTCCTACGGACAGACCGGCGAGCTCAACGTGGTCATGCGCCTTGGCGGATCAACGGGTTTCGCCGAAAGCCCCCAAACCATCGTCGATGACATCGCCGTGGTTAAGCCTAATTTCCTGGTCGCGGTTCCGCGCGTGTTCAACCGCATCTATGACGGCCTGTGCGCACGCATGAACGAAACAGGCGGACTGGCCAAGGCCCTCTTCACCATGGGCGTTGCCGCCGGGCGCCGGAGGCGGGAGCTTGCCGCCGAAGGGAAGAAGAGCGCCATCGTCAACATGAAGCTCGCTTTCGCGGATAAAATCGTCTTCTCGAAGATCAGGGCGCGCTTCGGTAACAACCTCAAGAACTGCATAAGTTCGAGTGCGGCACTGAGCCCTGTCATAGCTGAATTCTTCTTCGATATCGGAATACCCATATATGAGGCCTGGGGGATGACGGAGATCTCCCCGGGAGGCACGATGAACAGTCCCAGCGAGTACAAGATCGGCAGCTGCGGCAAGGCCCTCGACAAGGTGACCCTCTTCATCGACCGGAGCGTCATCGAGGATGATCCCAACGGCCGGGAAGGGGAGCTTGTCATATACGGCCCCAATGTCATGAAGGGATATCACAACAAGCCGGAGGAGACGAGGGCGACCATGACCGATGACGGCGGCCTTCGCACCGGCGACCGGGCCTTTGTCGATCAAGACGGATTCATGTATATCACCGGAAGGATCAAGGAGCAGTTCAAGCTGGAAAACGGCAAATTCGTGTTTCCCGTTGCCATGCAGGAGGAGATTACGCTGCTGCCGGTCGTGGAGCAGACCATGATATACGGACTCAACAAGCCCTATACCATCTGCCTCGTGTACCCGGATTTCGCCGTGATGAAAAAAATCGCGGAACAGAACAGGTGGCCCGCCGAGCCGCAGGAGATGGTGAAGCATCCGGATGCATGCGCCTATATTGAAAAAGAAATAACCGGCCATCTGAAAGGGAAGTTCGGTTCCTACGAGGTGCCGAAGAAGTTCCTCATCCTCAGTGAAGGTTTCACTCTTCAGAACGGCCTGCTGACCCAGACCTTCAAGCTCAAGCGGAAAGAGGTATTGAAAAGATACGAGGCTGAAATCGAGGCGCTCTATAATGTCGGAAGATGCTGA